The DNA region GCAGGCCGGTCTCCTCGCGCAGGAGCACGTCGAGGTTCTTCAACTGGGCCGAGCCGCCCGACAGGACGATGCCCTTGTCGACGATGTCGGCCGACAGCTCGGGCGGCGTGCGCTCGAGCACCGAGCGGACGGCGTCGACGATCGAGTTGACCGGCTCCTGCAGCGCCTCGCGGATCTCGTCGGAGTTGACGACGAGCGTCTTGGGCACGCCGGCGACGAGGTCGCGGCCCTTGACCTCGACCGTCAGCGGCTCCTCGAGGGGGTAGGCCGTGCCGATCTCCTTCTTGATGACCTCGGCGGTGCGCTCGCCGATGAGCAGGTTGTACTTGCGCTTGATGTACTGGACGATCGCCTCGTCCATCTTGTCGCCGGCGACGCGGATCGACTTCCACAGGACGATGCCGGCGAGCGCGATCACCGCGACCTCGGTGGTGCCGCCGCCGATGTCGACGATCATGTTGCCCGAGGGCTCGGTGATCGGCAGGCCGGCGCCGATCGCCGCCGCCATCGGCTCCTCGATCAGGTAGACCTCGCGGGCGCTGGCGGCCAGGGCGCTGTCGCGGACGGCGCGCTTCTCGACCTCGGTGATGCCGGACGGTACGCACACGATCACCCGCGGCCGCACC from Myxococcales bacterium includes:
- a CDS encoding rod shape-determining protein, with protein sequence MFSNDLAIDLGTATTLTFVRGRGIVANEPSVVAVQANSLGPKKVLAVGKEAKEMLGRTPGNIVAIRPMKDGVIADFEVTEAMLRYFIQKAHQRRTLVRPRVIVCVPSGITEVEKRAVRDSALAASAREVYLIEEPMAAAIGAGLPITEPSGNMIVDIGGGTTEVAVIALAGIVLWKSIRVAGDKMDEAIVQYIKRKYNLLIGERTAEVIKKEIGTAYPLEEPLTVEVKGRDLVAGVPKTLVVNSDEIREALQEPVNSIVDAVRSVLERTPPELSADIVDKGIVLSGGSAQLKNLDVLLREETGLPVMVCENPQLAVVLGTGRVLDELSLLREIALK